A single genomic interval of Falco cherrug isolate bFalChe1 chromosome 8, bFalChe1.pri, whole genome shotgun sequence harbors:
- the LOC129736629 gene encoding uncharacterized protein LOC129736629, with amino-acid sequence MNPTCAHKTTEKFIHELKRIPKWTCMKTVEKDMEELENKCSILKKSSSNDKSCSDTAKTSFSQFKESLKEFLRWVNEKQDCSNIVRNESNFFLDSKCSCPDPWDHRKGLL; translated from the exons ATG AACCCAACTTGTGCacataaaaccacagaaaaatttaTTCACGAACTAAAAAGGATACCCAAATGGACGTGTATGAAGACAGTTGAAAAAGATATGGAAGAGCTAGAAAATAAGTGTTCCATTTTGAAG AAATCTTCATCCAACGACAAAAGCTGCTCAGACACAGCAAAAACAAGTTTCTCACAATTTAAAGAGAGTCTGAAAGAATTCTTGAGATGGGTCAACGAGAAGCAGGACTGCAGCAACATCGTGAGAAATGAGTCGAATTTCTTCCTGGACAGCAAATGCAGCTGCCCTGACCCGTGGGACCACCGCAAAGGCTTGCTCTAG